A stretch of Paraburkholderia phenazinium DNA encodes these proteins:
- the cobW gene encoding cobalamin biosynthesis protein CobW: MQNPMRKIPVTVVTGFLGSGKTTLLRHILQNANNLRIAVIVNEFGELGIDGEILRGCGIGCDEEGREQAGQLYELANGCLCCTVQEEFFPVMEQLVERRGEIDHVLIETSGLALPKPLVQAFNWPSIRNSFTVDAVVTVVDGPAAASGQFADDPQAVDEQRRADPNLDHESPLHELFEDQLGSADLVILNKTDLLDEAQQAAVEAEMREELPPQVKIVRAQRGQLDLHGLLGLQAASETTIHLRHDHHGSADDPDHHHDEFDSVIVEAPAASRETIIAALQGLTEQHTIYRVKGFAALPGTPMRLVIQGVGRRFDSYFDRRWREDEARANRFVLIGEDLDQPVLQRALSTALATQAQQS, encoded by the coding sequence ATGCAGAACCCCATGCGCAAGATCCCTGTGACTGTCGTCACGGGCTTTCTTGGGAGTGGCAAAACCACCTTGCTGCGCCATATTCTTCAAAACGCGAACAATTTGCGGATTGCTGTCATCGTCAATGAGTTCGGCGAGCTCGGCATCGACGGCGAAATTCTGCGTGGTTGCGGAATCGGCTGCGACGAAGAAGGCCGCGAACAGGCCGGCCAGCTCTATGAGCTCGCCAACGGCTGTCTGTGCTGCACCGTGCAGGAAGAGTTTTTCCCTGTGATGGAGCAACTGGTCGAACGCCGTGGCGAAATTGACCACGTTCTGATCGAAACCTCGGGGCTGGCGTTGCCGAAGCCGCTGGTCCAGGCGTTCAACTGGCCTTCGATCCGTAACAGCTTCACCGTCGACGCGGTGGTGACCGTGGTGGACGGCCCTGCCGCAGCAAGCGGACAGTTCGCCGACGACCCGCAGGCCGTGGACGAGCAGCGCCGAGCCGATCCCAATCTCGATCACGAATCGCCGTTGCACGAGCTGTTCGAAGACCAGCTCGGCTCGGCCGATCTCGTGATCCTGAACAAGACCGACCTGCTCGACGAGGCACAGCAGGCTGCCGTGGAAGCGGAGATGCGCGAGGAGTTGCCGCCCCAGGTCAAGATCGTGCGCGCCCAGCGAGGGCAGCTGGATCTGCACGGTCTGCTGGGTTTGCAGGCGGCGTCCGAAACCACGATTCATCTGCGCCACGATCATCATGGCTCGGCCGACGATCCCGATCATCACCACGACGAATTCGATTCTGTGATCGTTGAAGCGCCCGCTGCATCGCGCGAAACGATCATCGCGGCGCTGCAGGGTTTGACGGAGCAGCACACGATCTACCGCGTCAAGGGTTTTGCAGCGCTGCCGGGCACACCAATGCGCCTCGTGATCCAGGGCGTGGGCCGGCGCTTCGACAGCTATTTCGACCGGCGCTGGCGCGAAGACGAAGCACGGGCCAACCGGTTCGTGCTGATCGGCGAAGATCTCGATCAACCTGTGCTGCAGCGCGCGCTGAGCACCGCGTTGGCTACCCAGGCCCAGCAGTCCTGA
- a CDS encoding cobalamin biosynthesis protein, whose translation MKQFSIGIGCRQQVSAEAIEAAVLATLGKLGVQGANAFESIASISTIDSKAREPGLLTFCARHALMLHSFSREAIAACPGGMLRATASKAVQARFGVDGICEPCALLGAPGGSLVAGKTASPGVTVAIACLAEFCTQAPGARRLNPTTRT comes from the coding sequence ATGAAGCAATTCAGCATCGGCATTGGCTGTCGGCAGCAAGTTTCGGCCGAGGCGATCGAGGCCGCCGTGCTCGCGACGCTTGGCAAACTGGGCGTGCAAGGGGCCAACGCCTTTGAATCGATCGCCTCGATCTCGACCATCGATTCAAAGGCGCGAGAACCCGGCCTCCTGACATTCTGTGCCCGTCACGCGCTAATGTTGCATAGCTTCAGCCGTGAAGCGATCGCCGCCTGCCCGGGCGGCATGCTTCGCGCAACGGCATCGAAAGCGGTACAGGCCCGCTTTGGCGTCGACGGCATCTGCGAACCTTGCGCACTGCTGGGGGCGCCCGGCGGCAGCCTTGTTGCCGGCAAAACGGCTTCGCCTGGCGTCACCGTGGCAATTGCCTGCCTGGCCGAATTCTGTACGCAGGCGCCCGGGGCGCGCCGACTGAACCCAACCACCAGGACCTGA
- a CDS encoding ATP-binding protein translates to MTNIDSPRTLVFGTPGATRTVFPFAALLGQAPLQQALLLAAIDPGIGGVLISGPRGTAKSTAARALADLLPDGQLVTLPLGASEEHLVGTLDLETVLRDNAVRFSPGLLAKAHGGVLYVDEINLLPDSLVDLLLDVAASSVNTVERDGISHSHEARFVLLGTMNPEEGELRPQLLDRFGLMVELENCFEPALRERIVKARLAFELDPQGFRRGFDVQQDDYARRIRAARMRLPSLEFSETVHARVSELCIAAAVDGMRADLVMLRAARALAALEQAEAIAVEHVDRVAEATLRHRRHAEAGTQPDDADPAQAAPPPAESDTRQTDTSNAASPPASATATPAGRTTDTDWGYLPPVAAGIEPVKAVRPLDAKKH, encoded by the coding sequence ATGACAAACATCGACTCGCCCAGGACGCTCGTCTTCGGTACGCCCGGCGCCACGCGTACGGTTTTCCCGTTTGCGGCGCTGCTTGGGCAGGCGCCCTTGCAACAGGCGCTGCTGCTCGCTGCGATCGATCCGGGCATTGGCGGTGTACTCATCAGTGGCCCGCGCGGCACAGCCAAATCGACGGCTGCGCGTGCGCTTGCCGACCTGCTGCCAGATGGTCAGCTGGTGACGTTGCCGCTCGGCGCAAGCGAAGAGCACCTCGTCGGCACGCTCGATCTCGAAACGGTGTTGCGCGACAACGCCGTGCGCTTTTCTCCCGGACTGCTGGCAAAGGCGCATGGCGGCGTACTGTATGTGGATGAAATCAACCTGCTGCCCGATTCGCTGGTCGATCTGCTGCTCGACGTGGCAGCGAGCAGCGTCAATACGGTCGAGCGCGATGGCATTTCGCACAGCCATGAGGCGCGTTTCGTCCTGCTGGGCACGATGAATCCCGAAGAAGGGGAGTTGCGGCCGCAATTGCTCGACCGGTTTGGTTTGATGGTTGAGCTAGAAAACTGCTTTGAGCCGGCGCTGCGCGAACGGATCGTAAAGGCTCGCCTCGCATTCGAACTCGATCCACAGGGTTTCCGGCGTGGTTTCGACGTGCAGCAGGACGACTACGCACGGCGGATTCGCGCTGCGCGCATGCGTCTGCCGTCGCTCGAATTCAGCGAAACGGTCCATGCGCGTGTGAGCGAGCTCTGTATCGCCGCGGCCGTCGACGGAATGCGCGCCGATCTGGTGATGCTGCGCGCGGCTCGCGCACTCGCGGCGCTCGAGCAGGCTGAAGCGATTGCGGTCGAGCACGTCGACCGTGTGGCCGAAGCGACGCTACGTCATCGGCGGCACGCAGAAGCTGGGACGCAACCGGATGACGCAGACCCGGCACAAGCTGCACCGCCGCCAGCCGAATCCGATACGCGGCAGACCGATACGTCAAACGCTGCATCGCCTCCTGCCTCGGCCACCGCAACACCCGCAGGTCGGACCACCGATACAGACTGGGGTTACCTGCCGCCGGTGGCTGCGGGAATCGAACCGGTCAAGGCGGTCCGGCCGCTAGACGCAAAAAAACACTGA
- a CDS encoding vWA domain-containing protein, translating to MRGVRRIAWPATFASKGAARLQTQHLRFRPERSGQKALHCFLLDCSGSMLGGRRLALAKGVLASLFDRIGQARDEAALICFSGTRAERRFGPAVPRWWNERWLRPLGGGGGTPLSSGVRSARQLLASAATGQVTRQRCLWILTDGRSVDQPPFPAEADSIVLVDFETGPLRLARCKALAESWGALYLRPEDLLGQD from the coding sequence ATGCGGGGCGTGCGGCGCATCGCCTGGCCGGCGACATTCGCCAGCAAGGGGGCGGCGCGCCTGCAAACGCAACATCTGCGTTTCCGGCCGGAGAGGAGCGGTCAGAAGGCGTTGCATTGCTTCCTGCTCGACTGCTCGGGTTCAATGCTGGGCGGACGGCGTCTCGCGCTTGCGAAGGGCGTGCTCGCCAGCCTGTTCGATCGTATCGGACAGGCACGCGATGAGGCGGCGCTGATCTGTTTTTCCGGCACACGCGCTGAGCGTCGCTTCGGGCCGGCGGTGCCGCGCTGGTGGAACGAGCGCTGGCTGCGCCCGCTTGGCGGGGGTGGCGGCACGCCCTTGAGTAGCGGAGTGCGCAGCGCCCGCCAGTTGCTGGCGAGCGCTGCAACCGGTCAGGTAACGCGACAGCGTTGCCTATGGATTCTGACGGACGGCCGTAGCGTGGATCAGCCGCCTTTTCCGGCCGAGGCCGACAGTATCGTGTTGGTCGACTTCGAAACCGGCCCGCTCAGGCTTGCACGTTGCAAAGCGCTGGCGGAGAGTTGGGGCGCCCTGTATCTCAGACCCGAGGATCTGCTAGGCCAGGATTGA
- the cobO gene encoding cob(I)yrinic acid a,c-diamide adenosyltransferase codes for MKTDTESHLRMTQRRREGHEKKQAQATIEKGLLIVNTGTGKGKSTAAFGMAVRVLGHGMRLGVVQFIKGALHTSERDFLGSLPNCDFVTMGDGYTWNTQDREADIATARKGWSEACRMIESGEYQMVILDELNTVLKYEYLPLDEVLDVFSKRPDMLHVVVTGRHAPEGLIEAADLVTEMRIVKHPYREQHVKAQRGVEF; via the coding sequence ATGAAAACCGATACGGAATCGCATCTGCGCATGACCCAACGCCGCCGCGAAGGACATGAAAAGAAACAGGCGCAGGCCACCATCGAAAAAGGACTGTTGATCGTCAATACGGGCACGGGCAAGGGCAAAAGCACAGCGGCTTTCGGCATGGCCGTGCGCGTGCTCGGACACGGCATGCGCCTCGGTGTCGTGCAATTCATCAAGGGGGCACTGCATACCTCGGAGCGCGATTTCCTGGGCAGTCTGCCAAACTGCGATTTCGTCACGATGGGCGACGGCTATACCTGGAACACGCAGGATCGGGAAGCCGACATTGCGACGGCACGCAAAGGCTGGAGCGAAGCCTGCCGGATGATCGAAAGCGGCGAGTATCAGATGGTGATTCTCGACGAACTCAATACCGTACTCAAGTACGAGTATCTGCCGCTCGATGAAGTGCTAGACGTCTTTAGCAAGCGTCCGGACATGCTCCATGTGGTGGTCACCGGACGGCATGCGCCTGAAGGACTGATCGAGGCCGCAGACCTCGTCACCGAAATGCGCATCGTCAAACACCCATACCGCGAACAACACGTCAAAGCGCAGCGCGGCGTCGAGTTCTAA
- the cobN gene encoding cobaltochelatase subunit CobN has product MHLLRTVPGGFVDDTEGVIRIDQRPAEIVVLSSADTTLALLASVVPRLGAGFPEIRLTNVSFLRQPASVDFYVDDVLQHARVVVVDHLGGEAYWPYGIEQLVELAERRKQVLVMFSGDLQEDPHLLARSTADPALCHQLWRYLREGGPLNAEAFLRCIAYRALGWGSEPAAPRVLPAAALYHPEHDTPSIADWQARWRPGAPVALILFYKAHLQAANTRVFDALIEALEAQGVNPLPLAVTSLKDRVSLAVLRQLSVEHRVALVLNTTAFAVSSIDAPDAFALAGDAPVLQVILSGGNRETWLKDNHGLNARDIAMHVVLPEVDGRVITRAISFKGLDYRCPHTEVDVVRYQPDLERIAFVAELSRRWCRLRTLENADKRLALILANYPVSEGRIGNGVGLDTPASVLTILAMLRDEGYRLDPLPADGDALLRTLTQGVTNDPVVRDLRPALQSLALADYRRYFERLPAEVQAALNARWGAPELDPTVRQGRFMIAGWRCGQVFVGIQPARSRDASDYASYHDAELVPPHAYLAFYFWLRHRFEIDAVVHVGKHGNLEWLPGKSVALSGQCWPDLILGPLPHLYPFIVNDPGEGSQAKRRAQAVIIDHLMPPLTRAENYGPLQDLERQVDEYYDALMVDSRRARLLRGTILKTIVEHRLHEELSLAAPSSPDAEDALLTQVDAWLCELKEAQIRDGLHIFGHSPQGVQRRDTLQALARFPVGNGREANAGLIDALARDLDIARLFDPLAPDWSAPWDGPRPALLQQVSDAPWRHKGDTRERLELLAAELLADLCGLSSANTESGPAHGLPAPGSLPHAEQVLERLRNDVLPRLDACGGEELRQLRRGLAGCFVPPGPSGSPSRGRPDVLPTGRNFYSVDTRALPTQAAWALGLKSAQQLIERHLQEQGDYPRAVGLSVWGTATMRTGGDDIAQALALLGVRPKWAAGSHRVTDFEILPIATFDRPRIDVTLRVSGFFRDAFPNLMHLFDAAVQAVAELDDEPVELNPVRARVLRERDQLIAGGLEAGEARRRAGWRIFGARPGSYGAGLQELIDTSQWQSDADLAHAYQQWGGYAYTQQCSGEAAHDAFGMRLAAIDVVLQNQDSREHDLLDSNDYYQFQGGMAAAVRHLSGAQPQLYHADHSNPETPRIRPLREEIARVIRSRVVNPKWLEGIKRHGYKGAAEIAATVDYLYGYDATARVVADHQYALVTDAYLNDADTRAFLQRYNPHALHGICERLLEAMQRGLWQHPGTYRSQVEQQLLAVEQHLEGRS; this is encoded by the coding sequence ATGCATCTGCTACGCACCGTTCCGGGCGGTTTTGTCGACGATACCGAAGGCGTCATCCGGATCGATCAGCGACCGGCTGAGATCGTGGTGCTGAGTTCGGCCGACACGACGCTGGCGCTGTTGGCGAGCGTGGTGCCGAGGCTCGGCGCCGGCTTCCCGGAGATCCGGCTCACCAATGTCAGCTTTTTGCGGCAGCCTGCATCGGTCGATTTTTACGTCGACGATGTGCTCCAGCATGCGCGTGTGGTGGTCGTCGACCATCTGGGCGGCGAAGCCTACTGGCCTTACGGTATCGAGCAGCTGGTCGAACTGGCCGAACGCAGGAAGCAGGTGCTGGTGATGTTCTCGGGCGACCTTCAGGAAGACCCGCACCTGCTCGCGCGCAGTACCGCCGATCCCGCCTTGTGCCATCAGCTCTGGCGCTATCTGCGCGAGGGCGGCCCGCTCAATGCCGAAGCCTTCTTGCGCTGCATCGCTTATCGCGCGCTCGGCTGGGGCAGCGAACCGGCCGCGCCGCGCGTGTTGCCCGCTGCCGCGCTTTATCATCCTGAGCACGATACGCCGAGCATCGCCGACTGGCAGGCGCGCTGGCGCCCCGGTGCGCCGGTGGCACTGATCCTGTTCTACAAGGCGCATTTGCAGGCGGCCAATACGCGCGTGTTCGATGCGCTGATCGAGGCGCTCGAGGCGCAAGGCGTGAACCCCTTGCCGCTCGCCGTGACTTCGCTGAAGGATCGAGTGAGCCTCGCTGTATTGCGGCAGTTGAGCGTCGAGCATCGGGTCGCGCTGGTGCTGAATACCACCGCGTTTGCCGTCTCTTCGATCGATGCCCCGGATGCCTTTGCTCTCGCGGGCGATGCACCGGTGCTGCAGGTGATCCTGAGCGGCGGGAACCGCGAGACGTGGCTCAAGGACAATCATGGCCTCAATGCGCGCGATATCGCGATGCATGTGGTGCTGCCCGAGGTCGACGGCCGCGTGATTACGCGAGCGATCAGTTTCAAGGGACTCGACTACCGCTGCCCGCATACCGAGGTCGACGTGGTGCGCTATCAGCCCGATCTCGAGCGCATCGCGTTCGTGGCCGAGCTGAGCCGGCGCTGGTGCCGGTTGCGCACGCTTGAGAATGCCGACAAGCGGCTCGCGCTGATCCTCGCGAATTACCCCGTCAGCGAAGGGCGGATCGGCAACGGTGTCGGACTCGATACGCCGGCCTCTGTCCTTACGATCCTCGCCATGTTGCGTGACGAGGGTTACCGGCTCGACCCATTGCCGGCCGATGGCGACGCCCTGCTGCGCACGCTGACTCAGGGTGTCACCAACGACCCGGTTGTGCGCGACTTGCGTCCTGCCTTGCAAAGCCTGGCGTTGGCCGACTATCGCCGCTATTTCGAGCGTCTGCCTGCCGAGGTGCAAGCCGCGCTCAATGCGCGTTGGGGTGCGCCGGAACTCGATCCGACGGTCCGCCAGGGGCGCTTCATGATCGCCGGCTGGCGCTGCGGCCAGGTGTTCGTCGGGATTCAGCCCGCGCGTTCCCGTGACGCCAGCGACTACGCGAGTTATCACGATGCCGAACTGGTGCCGCCGCATGCCTATCTGGCGTTCTATTTCTGGCTGCGGCACCGCTTCGAAATCGATGCCGTGGTGCACGTCGGCAAACACGGCAATCTCGAATGGCTGCCGGGCAAGAGCGTCGCATTGAGCGGCCAGTGCTGGCCCGATCTGATTCTTGGGCCGCTGCCGCATCTTTATCCGTTCATTGTGAACGACCCGGGCGAGGGCAGCCAGGCCAAGCGGCGCGCGCAGGCCGTGATCATCGATCATCTGATGCCGCCGCTCACGCGTGCTGAGAATTACGGTCCGCTGCAGGATCTCGAACGCCAGGTCGACGAATACTACGACGCCTTGATGGTCGATTCGCGGCGTGCCAGGTTGCTGCGCGGCACGATCCTGAAGACGATCGTCGAGCATCGGCTGCATGAGGAACTGAGTCTGGCCGCACCCAGCAGTCCCGATGCCGAGGATGCGCTGCTGACCCAGGTCGATGCATGGCTATGCGAGTTGAAAGAGGCGCAGATTCGCGATGGTCTGCATATCTTCGGGCATTCGCCGCAGGGCGTGCAGCGGCGCGACACCTTGCAGGCGCTGGCGCGTTTCCCGGTGGGCAACGGGCGGGAGGCGAACGCGGGGCTGATCGATGCGCTTGCACGGGATCTCGACATTGCCCGCCTGTTCGATCCGCTGGCGCCCGACTGGTCGGCGCCATGGGACGGTCCTCGCCCGGCACTATTGCAGCAGGTGAGCGATGCGCCCTGGCGGCATAAGGGCGATACGCGCGAGCGGCTCGAACTGCTCGCAGCGGAATTGCTTGCTGACCTGTGCGGTTTGTCCAGTGCCAATACTGAATCTGGGCCTGCACACGGCCTGCCGGCGCCGGGCAGTCTGCCGCATGCCGAGCAGGTGCTCGAGCGTTTGCGCAATGACGTGCTGCCGCGCCTCGACGCATGCGGTGGCGAAGAACTGCGGCAGTTGCGGCGAGGCCTGGCCGGTTGTTTCGTGCCGCCGGGGCCGAGCGGCTCGCCCTCGCGGGGGCGCCCCGATGTGCTGCCGACGGGGCGCAACTTCTATTCGGTCGACACGCGCGCACTGCCCACCCAGGCCGCCTGGGCGCTCGGACTCAAATCGGCACAGCAACTGATCGAGCGACATTTGCAGGAGCAGGGCGATTACCCGCGCGCAGTCGGACTGTCGGTGTGGGGCACGGCGACCATGCGCACGGGCGGCGATGATATCGCGCAGGCACTTGCGCTGCTCGGCGTACGGCCAAAATGGGCAGCCGGCAGTCATCGCGTGACCGATTTCGAGATTCTACCGATCGCAACGTTCGACCGGCCGCGCATCGACGTCACGCTGCGCGTGTCGGGATTTTTCCGCGATGCGTTCCCGAACCTCATGCACCTGTTCGACGCGGCGGTGCAGGCGGTGGCCGAGCTCGACGACGAACCTGTTGAGCTGAATCCGGTCCGGGCGCGCGTGCTGCGCGAGCGCGATCAGCTGATCGCCGGCGGTCTGGAGGCTGGCGAGGCTCGCCGCCGCGCGGGCTGGCGTATCTTCGGCGCACGCCCTGGTTCCTATGGCGCAGGCTTGCAGGAATTGATCGACACCAGCCAGTGGCAAAGCGACGCCGATCTTGCGCACGCGTATCAGCAGTGGGGCGGTTACGCCTACACCCAACAATGTTCGGGCGAGGCCGCCCACGATGCTTTCGGCATGCGCCTCGCTGCGATCGACGTGGTGCTGCAGAACCAGGACAGCCGCGAACACGATCTGCTCGATTCGAACGACTACTACCAGTTCCAGGGCGGCATGGCCGCAGCCGTGCGGCACCTGAGCGGCGCGCAACCGCAGCTTTACCATGCCGACCACAGCAACCCGGAGACGCCGCGCATCCGGCCGTTACGCGAGGAGATCGCACGGGTGATCCGCTCGCGCGTGGTGAATCCGAAATGGCTCGAAGGCATCAAGCGGCACGGCTATAAAGGCGCTGCCGAAATCGCTGCGACGGTCGATTATCTCTATGGCTACGACGCCACCGCACGCGTGGTTGCCGACCATCAATACGCGCTGGTCACGGACGCGTACCTGAACGACGCGGATACGCGGGCGTTTTTGCAGCGCTATAACCCGCATGCGTTGCACGGCATCTGCGAGCGGCTGCTAGAGGCCATGCAGCGCGGCTTGTGGCAGCATCCCGGCACGTACCGAAGCCAGGTCGAACAGCAACTGCTGGCGGTGGAACAGCATCTCGAAGGACGTTCATGA